A genomic window from Streptomyces mirabilis includes:
- a CDS encoding ABC transporter ATP-binding protein, which yields MTPSPPGSLLTAQDLRKTYGHTHALDGAEFSIHPGEVVAVMGPSGSGKSTLLHCLAGILPPDSGSITYNGREVTTMSNAQRSALRRSEFGFVFQFGQLVPELTCVENVALPLRLNGTSRKEAERAALCWMERLEVDDLKGKRPGEVSGGQGQRVAVARALVTGPRLLFADEPTGALDSSNGERVMDLLTDAARSTNAAVVLVTHETRVAAYSDREIVVRDGKSRDMERAV from the coding sequence ATGACCCCTTCTCCCCCTGGTTCCCTGCTCACCGCGCAGGACCTGCGCAAGACCTATGGGCACACCCACGCCCTCGACGGCGCCGAGTTCTCCATCCACCCCGGCGAGGTCGTCGCCGTCATGGGCCCCTCCGGCTCCGGCAAGTCGACGCTGCTGCACTGCCTCGCGGGCATCCTGCCGCCCGACTCCGGGTCGATCACCTACAACGGGCGCGAGGTGACGACGATGAGCAACGCCCAGCGCAGCGCGTTACGCCGCTCCGAGTTCGGCTTCGTATTCCAGTTCGGGCAGCTCGTGCCGGAACTGACCTGCGTGGAGAACGTCGCCCTGCCGCTCAGGCTGAACGGCACCTCCCGCAAGGAAGCCGAGCGGGCGGCGCTCTGCTGGATGGAACGCCTGGAGGTCGACGACCTGAAGGGCAAGCGGCCCGGCGAGGTCTCCGGCGGCCAGGGCCAGCGCGTCGCCGTGGCACGCGCGCTGGTCACCGGACCGCGCCTGCTGTTCGCCGACGAACCGACCGGCGCACTCGACTCCTCCAACGGCGAGCGCGTCATGGACCTGCTCACCGACGCGGCCCGCTCCACCAACGCCGCCGTCGTCCTCGTCACCCACGAGACACGCGTGGCCGCCTACTCCGACCGCGAGATCGTCGTCCGCGACGGCAAGTCCCGCGACATGGAGCGCGCCGTATGA
- a CDS encoding IS481 family transposase: MSKATPTTPPLDREAKRRLAVIRHVEEVSGNVAMSCRYFGISRQAYYTWYRRYQAEGVEGLRTRSKAPKTCPNATHVEVVGKIIYLRQNYHFGPEKIAMYLKRYHDVPISKSGVWRILNRLDMGRLPASQRYKRHDRRWKRYEKQLPGHRVQIEVKFIEPLTSMPQGRRGGRNKYYQFTAIDDCTRLRVLRIYPTLNQATAIQFLDYVIQRLPFQVEVLQTDNGAEFQSAFHWHVLDKGIAHTYIKPRTPRLNGKVERSHRIDAEEFYRLLDGVIIDDAEVFNDKLREWEDYYNYHRPHGGLGGQTPYERLKQKTTTQA; encoded by the coding sequence ATGTCGAAGGCCACCCCCACCACCCCGCCGCTTGACCGTGAGGCCAAGCGGCGCCTGGCCGTCATACGCCACGTCGAAGAGGTCAGCGGAAACGTCGCGATGTCCTGCCGCTATTTCGGCATCTCGCGGCAGGCGTACTACACCTGGTACCGCCGCTACCAGGCCGAAGGCGTCGAGGGCTTGCGCACTCGGTCCAAGGCGCCGAAGACCTGCCCGAACGCGACCCATGTCGAGGTGGTCGGGAAGATCATCTATCTCCGGCAGAACTACCACTTCGGGCCCGAGAAGATCGCCATGTACCTCAAGCGGTACCACGACGTCCCCATCAGCAAATCCGGCGTCTGGCGCATCCTCAACCGCCTCGACATGGGCCGCCTGCCGGCCTCGCAGCGCTACAAGAGGCACGACCGCAGATGGAAGCGGTACGAGAAGCAGCTGCCCGGCCACCGCGTCCAGATCGAGGTGAAGTTCATCGAACCGCTCACCTCGATGCCCCAGGGGCGCCGCGGCGGCCGCAACAAGTACTACCAGTTCACCGCGATCGACGACTGCACCCGCCTGCGCGTCCTGCGGATCTACCCGACGCTCAACCAGGCCACCGCGATCCAGTTCCTCGACTATGTCATCCAGCGCCTGCCGTTCCAGGTCGAGGTCCTCCAGACCGACAACGGCGCCGAGTTCCAGTCCGCCTTCCACTGGCACGTCCTCGACAAGGGCATCGCCCACACCTACATCAAGCCCCGCACCCCGCGGCTGAACGGCAAAGTAGAACGCTCCCACCGCATCGACGCCGAGGAGTTCTACCGGCTCCTCGACGGCGTCATCATCGACGACGCCGAGGTCTTCAACGACAAGCTGCGCGAGTGGGAGGACTACTACAACTACCATCGCCCCCACGGCGGCCTCGGCGGCCAGACCCCCTACGAACGCCTCAAGCAGAAGACCACGACCCAGGCGTAA
- a CDS encoding glycosyl hydrolase-related protein — translation MVRLYESPGRAGACHLGPDFPVCRAEVTDLLKRRLHEGDLAFGLRPFQILTRSLRPE, via the coding sequence ATGGTGCGGCTGTACGAGTCCCCGGGGCGGGCGGGCGCGTGCCACCTCGGTCCGGATTTCCCAGTGTGCCGGGCCGAGGTGACAGACCTGCTAAAACGGCGGCTGCACGAGGGCGACTTGGCCTTCGGGCTACGACCGTTCCAGATCCTCACGCGGAGTCTGCGCCCGGAGTGA
- a CDS encoding IS701 family transposase, which yields MGGDLAGARQWAGELDRLHERFEHRFARSEPRESALAYMQGLIAPLERKNGWTLAEQAGHAAPDRIHRLLNRTDWDADEVLGDVRDYVVEHLGDREAVLIVDDTGFLKKGIRSAGVQRQYSGTAGRTENSQIGVFLAYATGRGRALIDRRLYLPTSWTDDRERCRRAGIDDSVTFETKVAMAKAMVRKAIADRIPFRWVTADAAYGFSKGWRFELEQADVFHVMATTRHDTVVTRWSIDHPVHDLFPGLPRQKWKRRSCGAGAHGPRVFDWARVEVRPWHREDRRHWVIARRSVRRPEEISYYIAYCPADTTLDELIQIAGSRWAVEECFQTAKQECGLDDYQVRRYPGWHRHMTLAMAAHACLTVLRARELDADKAETDPPTSSTTASLRSDA from the coding sequence ATGGGTGGGGACCTTGCTGGTGCCAGGCAGTGGGCGGGCGAACTGGATCGGTTGCACGAACGGTTTGAGCACCGGTTCGCCCGCAGTGAGCCGAGGGAGTCGGCTCTGGCGTATATGCAGGGACTGATCGCTCCGCTCGAGCGGAAGAACGGCTGGACACTGGCTGAACAGGCAGGTCACGCTGCCCCGGACCGCATCCACCGGCTGCTGAACCGGACCGACTGGGACGCAGACGAAGTCCTCGGCGACGTGCGCGACTACGTTGTCGAACACCTCGGAGACCGCGAGGCCGTCCTGATCGTCGATGACACCGGTTTCCTCAAGAAGGGCATCCGCTCGGCCGGCGTGCAACGGCAGTACTCCGGCACCGCCGGACGCACCGAGAACAGCCAGATCGGTGTGTTCCTCGCCTACGCCACCGGCCGCGGGCGCGCCCTGATCGACCGCCGCCTGTATCTGCCCACCTCGTGGACGGACGACCGGGAACGCTGCCGGCGGGCCGGTATCGACGACAGCGTCACCTTCGAGACAAAGGTGGCCATGGCCAAGGCGATGGTCCGCAAAGCCATCGCCGACCGGATCCCGTTTCGGTGGGTGACCGCGGATGCCGCCTACGGCTTCAGCAAGGGCTGGCGCTTCGAGCTGGAACAAGCCGATGTCTTCCACGTCATGGCCACCACCCGGCACGACACCGTCGTCACCCGCTGGTCCATCGATCATCCTGTCCACGACCTGTTCCCCGGCCTGCCACGGCAGAAGTGGAAACGCCGCTCCTGCGGCGCCGGGGCCCACGGCCCGCGCGTGTTCGACTGGGCCCGCGTCGAGGTGCGGCCCTGGCACCGGGAAGACCGCCGGCACTGGGTCATCGCCCGCCGCAGCGTCCGCCGTCCCGAGGAGATCTCCTACTACATCGCCTACTGCCCCGCCGACACCACCCTGGACGAACTGATCCAGATCGCGGGCAGCCGGTGGGCCGTGGAGGAATGCTTCCAGACCGCGAAGCAGGAGTGCGGCCTGGACGACTACCAGGTCCGCCGCTACCCCGGCTGGCACCGCCACATGACCCTCGCCATGGCCGCCCACGCCTGCCTTACCGTCCTGCGCGCCCGCGAACTCGACGCCGACAAAGCAGAAACGGATCCTCCCACCTCATCCACTACAGCGTCGCTGAGATCAGACGCCTGA
- a CDS encoding IS481 family transposase, with product MALVELSVVEQRYRAVLAVLAGATVTEVAASLGVSRQTVSGWKSRYAASGLAGLADRSRRPASCPHQASAEVEAAVCELRRKHPRWGPRRIAHVLERSGVVSPVPSRMTVYRILVRHGLVEPGVRRRKRSDYKRWQRDAPMQLWQMDIVGGVMLVDPVTGELSEAKVVTGVDDHSRYCVIASVVERATGRAVCSAFAGALQAFGVPEEVLTDNGKQFTDRFGQGGEVLFDRICRENGIAHRLTQPASPTTTGKVERFHQTLRRELLDDCGAFEGIGAAQAALDAWVEEYNSSRPHQALDMDSPADRFTPVPEQERDVLGLRVPGVLALVPQQRTAPPVVPDPAEVAPVPVGPPKVVPAVVPVEPGGPVEFERVVPASGNLQVAGKQFWLGPARSGLTVTFWADTSVIHLLIAGARIKTVRSHLSVADLGRLAGRGGRAAGVAPLPADDGAAFEVDRVVNNSGLVGLGGRQVLAAEILGGRQVGIRIDEETLSFFDPSSRELLRVRANPLSGEEVRRLRGLRPAGPPPRPGVEPVRVQRRISTTGTIMVCRQVVSLGRTYAGQTVTAHVSDSTITVDLDGQVRVIRRTTDIPVRNVKANKPHGAPYVV from the coding sequence TTGGCGCTGGTGGAGTTGTCGGTTGTCGAGCAGAGATACCGGGCTGTGCTTGCTGTGCTGGCGGGTGCGACGGTGACGGAGGTCGCTGCGTCGCTTGGTGTGTCGCGGCAGACGGTCAGCGGGTGGAAGTCCCGGTATGCCGCTTCGGGTCTGGCCGGGCTGGCGGACCGTTCGCGTAGGCCGGCGTCGTGTCCGCATCAGGCTTCTGCCGAGGTGGAGGCGGCGGTGTGCGAGCTGCGGCGCAAGCATCCCCGGTGGGGGCCGCGGCGGATCGCTCATGTGCTGGAGCGGTCCGGGGTGGTGAGTCCGGTGCCGTCGCGGATGACCGTGTATCGGATTCTGGTCCGGCATGGGCTGGTGGAGCCGGGGGTGCGGCGCCGGAAGCGGTCGGATTACAAGCGCTGGCAGCGGGATGCTCCGATGCAGCTGTGGCAGATGGACATCGTCGGCGGGGTGATGCTCGTCGACCCGGTCACCGGGGAGTTGTCCGAGGCCAAGGTCGTGACCGGGGTGGATGACCATTCCCGGTACTGCGTGATCGCGTCGGTGGTCGAGCGGGCGACCGGGAGGGCGGTGTGCTCGGCGTTCGCCGGGGCTTTGCAGGCGTTCGGGGTGCCGGAGGAGGTGCTGACGGACAACGGGAAGCAGTTCACCGACCGGTTCGGGCAGGGTGGTGAGGTGTTGTTCGACCGGATCTGCCGGGAGAACGGGATCGCGCACCGGCTCACCCAGCCGGCGTCGCCGACCACGACGGGCAAGGTTGAGCGGTTCCATCAGACGCTGCGGCGTGAACTCCTGGACGACTGCGGTGCGTTCGAGGGCATCGGGGCGGCTCAGGCAGCGCTGGATGCGTGGGTCGAGGAATACAACTCCTCGCGGCCGCATCAGGCGCTGGACATGGACTCTCCTGCCGACCGGTTCACCCCGGTGCCCGAGCAGGAGCGGGACGTACTGGGCCTGAGGGTGCCCGGCGTGCTGGCGCTGGTCCCGCAGCAGCGGACGGCTCCGCCTGTGGTGCCGGATCCCGCCGAGGTGGCGCCTGTTCCTGTCGGTCCGCCGAAGGTGGTTCCGGCAGTGGTGCCGGTGGAGCCCGGTGGGCCGGTGGAGTTCGAGCGGGTGGTGCCTGCGAGCGGGAATCTGCAGGTCGCGGGCAAACAGTTCTGGCTGGGGCCGGCCCGCTCAGGGCTGACGGTGACGTTCTGGGCCGACACCTCGGTGATCCATCTGCTGATCGCGGGAGCACGGATCAAGACCGTGCGTTCGCACTTGTCGGTGGCGGATCTGGGACGGCTGGCCGGCCGGGGCGGTCGTGCTGCCGGAGTGGCCCCGCTTCCCGCCGACGACGGGGCCGCGTTCGAGGTGGACCGGGTCGTGAACAACAGCGGCCTGGTGGGCCTGGGCGGACGCCAGGTGCTGGCCGCGGAGATCCTGGGCGGCCGCCAGGTGGGCATCCGCATCGACGAAGAGACGCTGTCGTTCTTCGATCCGTCCTCACGGGAACTGCTGCGGGTGCGGGCCAACCCGCTGAGCGGCGAAGAAGTCCGTCGCTTGCGGGGCCTGCGTCCGGCCGGACCGCCACCGCGTCCGGGCGTCGAGCCGGTGCGGGTGCAGCGGCGGATCAGCACAACGGGCACGATCATGGTCTGTCGGCAGGTCGTCTCGCTCGGCCGGACGTATGCAGGACAGACCGTGACCGCACACGTGTCGGACTCCACGATCACCGTCGACCTGGACGGCCAGGTCCGGGTGATCCGGCGCACGACCGACATCCCGGTCCGTAACGTGAAAGCGAACAAGCCCCACGGGGCTCCCTATGTTGTCTAG
- a CDS encoding PadR family transcriptional regulator: MSIGHSLLGLLESGPRHGYDLKRAFDETFGHDRPLHYGQVYSTMSRLLKYGHVEVDGIEAGGGPERKRYAITDAGITDVAQWLATPQKPEEYLQSALYTKVVLALLTHRDAVDILDAQRSEHLRSMRILTDRKRKGDLVDQLICDHALFHLEADLRWLELTAARLDKLREAVAR; this comes from the coding sequence ATGTCCATCGGTCACTCCCTTTTGGGGCTCCTGGAGTCCGGCCCGCGACACGGTTACGACCTGAAGCGGGCCTTCGACGAGACGTTCGGTCACGACCGGCCGCTGCACTACGGCCAGGTCTACTCGACGATGTCCCGGCTGCTGAAGTACGGCCACGTCGAGGTCGACGGCATCGAGGCCGGCGGCGGCCCGGAGCGCAAGCGCTACGCGATCACCGACGCCGGCATCACCGACGTAGCGCAGTGGCTCGCGACCCCGCAGAAACCGGAGGAATACCTTCAGTCGGCCCTCTACACCAAAGTCGTCCTCGCGCTGCTCACCCACCGGGACGCCGTCGACATCCTGGACGCCCAACGCTCCGAGCATCTGCGCAGCATGCGCATCCTGACCGACCGCAAGCGCAAGGGCGATCTGGTGGACCAGCTGATCTGCGACCACGCCCTCTTTCACCTGGAGGCGGACCTGCGCTGGCTGGAGCTCACCGCCGCCCGACTCGACAAACTCCGTGAGGCTGTAGCCCGATGA
- a CDS encoding ABC transporter permease has product MSPRQWSRDLAMGARFAVTGGREGWVRMTLTAVGVGVGVALLLLCTALPNVFAARTRVEDARYANVYSQKVPSKADNTFLIAQADTTWHDDDILGRFVEPEGKRAPLPPGVDAFPGKGEMVVSPALKNLLASDDATLLRERLPYKITGTIGESGLIGSHELAYYAGASGLKLTGFSPVHRLTEYGKPDATPEKTDPVLLLMVLVVFVVLLTPVAVFIAAAVRFGGERRDRRLAALRLVGSDGHMTRRIAAGEALAGALLGLVVGTGFFLLGRQTLGSTEVLGVSVWPSYLDPSPVLAALVAVAIPAAAVLVTLLAMRGVVVEPLGVVRTAKQRRRRLWWRLLPPLAGLAMLYPMIGKGRKNGDFNQYLVISGVLLLLIGVTALLPWVVEAVVVRLGKGALSWQLAVRRLQLSSGTAARMVNGIAVAVAGAIALQMLFTGTQSQYTKATGKDPGRVQMQVDFSDRKPLSGVEREFTGTKGVRAAVAPAISQYGDARRNPKNSNGLTVGNCTALRELATLPSCKDGDVFITRTRSHYTSPSNADEIAVVKPGRRLYVDPSYDGAERGLEVPWTVPANVQVVDARKDSLQDANGLLVTPAALPAKAAPAVFSDGVYLRLDPSVPDSREYIRNVVARIDPLARTYSWSATQEDAKYASIRTGLFVGSAFVLALIGASLLVSQLEQLRERRKLLSALVAFGTRRRTLSLSVLWQTALPVGLGLVLATTVGIALGSVLLKMTRTPVAMDWASVLTMTGVGAAVVGVVTLLSLPPLLRMMRPEGLRTE; this is encoded by the coding sequence ATGAGTCCTCGCCAGTGGTCCAGAGACCTGGCCATGGGAGCCCGCTTCGCCGTCACCGGCGGCCGCGAGGGCTGGGTCCGAATGACGCTGACCGCGGTCGGCGTCGGCGTCGGCGTGGCCCTGCTCCTGCTGTGCACCGCCCTGCCCAACGTCTTCGCCGCCCGCACCCGGGTGGAGGACGCCCGCTACGCCAACGTGTACTCCCAGAAAGTCCCGTCCAAGGCCGACAACACCTTCCTGATCGCCCAAGCCGACACCACCTGGCACGACGACGACATCCTCGGCCGGTTCGTCGAACCCGAGGGCAAACGGGCGCCGCTGCCCCCGGGAGTCGACGCTTTCCCGGGCAAGGGCGAGATGGTGGTCTCCCCCGCGCTCAAGAACCTGCTCGCCTCGGACGACGCCACGCTGCTGCGGGAACGCTTGCCCTACAAGATCACCGGCACGATCGGCGAGAGCGGACTCATCGGCTCCCACGAACTGGCCTACTACGCGGGCGCCTCGGGGCTGAAACTCACGGGCTTCTCCCCGGTGCACCGGCTGACCGAGTATGGCAAACCGGACGCGACACCCGAGAAGACCGACCCGGTGCTGCTGCTCATGGTCCTGGTCGTGTTCGTGGTGCTGCTGACCCCGGTCGCCGTGTTCATCGCCGCCGCCGTCCGCTTCGGCGGCGAGCGCCGCGACCGCCGACTGGCCGCGCTGCGCCTGGTCGGTTCGGACGGCCACATGACCCGGCGGATCGCGGCGGGCGAAGCACTCGCCGGAGCCCTGCTCGGCCTGGTCGTCGGCACCGGCTTCTTCCTCCTCGGCCGTCAAACGCTGGGCTCCACCGAGGTGCTGGGCGTGAGCGTCTGGCCCAGCTACCTCGATCCCTCCCCCGTGCTCGCCGCGCTGGTCGCGGTGGCGATCCCGGCCGCCGCCGTACTCGTCACGCTACTCGCGATGCGCGGCGTGGTGGTGGAACCGCTTGGCGTCGTGCGCACGGCCAAGCAGCGCCGCCGCCGGCTGTGGTGGCGGCTGCTGCCGCCGCTGGCCGGCCTCGCGATGCTCTACCCGATGATCGGCAAGGGCCGCAAGAACGGCGACTTCAACCAGTACCTCGTCATCAGCGGCGTGCTGCTGCTGCTGATCGGCGTCACCGCGCTGCTCCCCTGGGTCGTGGAGGCGGTCGTCGTCCGCCTCGGCAAGGGCGCGCTGTCCTGGCAGCTCGCGGTACGGCGGCTGCAGCTGAGCAGCGGAACCGCCGCACGCATGGTCAACGGCATCGCCGTCGCCGTGGCCGGAGCCATCGCCCTGCAGATGCTGTTCACGGGAACGCAGAGCCAGTACACCAAGGCCACCGGCAAGGACCCCGGCCGGGTCCAGATGCAGGTCGACTTCAGCGACCGCAAGCCGCTGTCCGGTGTCGAGCGCGAATTCACCGGCACCAAGGGGGTACGGGCCGCAGTGGCCCCGGCCATCTCGCAGTACGGGGACGCACGTCGCAACCCGAAGAACAGCAACGGCCTCACCGTGGGTAACTGCACCGCCCTGCGCGAACTCGCTACGCTTCCCTCCTGCAAGGACGGCGACGTGTTCATCACGCGAACGAGGAGCCACTACACCTCCCCCAGCAACGCCGACGAAATCGCCGTGGTGAAGCCCGGTCGGCGGCTCTACGTCGACCCGTCGTACGACGGCGCCGAACGCGGCCTCGAGGTGCCCTGGACCGTTCCGGCGAACGTGCAAGTGGTGGACGCGCGCAAGGACTCACTGCAGGACGCCAACGGTCTGCTGGTCACCCCCGCCGCCCTGCCCGCCAAGGCCGCGCCCGCAGTGTTCTCGGACGGTGTCTACCTGCGTCTGGACCCGTCGGTGCCGGACTCACGGGAGTACATACGCAACGTCGTCGCCCGGATCGACCCCCTGGCACGCACCTACAGCTGGTCGGCGACCCAGGAGGACGCCAAATACGCCTCCATCCGCACCGGCCTGTTCGTCGGCTCCGCCTTCGTGCTGGCACTGATCGGCGCGAGTCTGCTGGTCTCCCAGCTGGAGCAGCTGCGCGAGCGCAGGAAGCTGCTCTCCGCACTGGTCGCCTTCGGCACCCGGCGCCGCACGCTGAGCCTGTCGGTGCTGTGGCAGACGGCCCTCCCGGTCGGGCTCGGCCTCGTACTGGCCACAACGGTGGGTATCGCCCTCGGCTCGGTGCTGCTGAAGATGACCCGTACACCGGTGGCCATGGACTGGGCGAGTGTCCTGACCATGACCGGCGTAGGCGCGGCCGTGGTCGGCGTGGTCACGCTGCTCAGCCTGCCGCCGCTGCTGCGGATGATGCGCCCGGAAGGCCTGCGCACGGAATAA
- a CDS encoding NADP-dependent oxidoreductase — translation MKAIVVTNPDAGIAGMTLAERPDPETARLASLDGANYGDVVVEVHASGFTGDELEWPSTWVDRLGRNRTPSIPGHEVAGVVTSLTYGTAGLSVGQRVFGITDWTRDGTLAQYVVVEARNLAPLPGDIDFTVGASVAMTGLTAWQGLFEHGHLSVGQSVLVHGAAGAVGSMVAQLAREAGAHVIGTGRAAHHQSALDFGAHEFVDLDNDTLEDVGGVDFVFDVFGGDIAARSARLVRGGGTFVTVTGPPEVRPADGLAVDFVVVSDRAQLGEIARRVREGRLRTHIGQVAHLDDAVAAFNPAQKVNGKTIIRMQ, via the coding sequence ATGAAAGCGATCGTGGTCACTAACCCCGACGCCGGAATCGCCGGGATGACGCTGGCTGAACGACCCGATCCGGAGACGGCGCGCCTCGCCAGCCTTGACGGCGCGAACTACGGCGACGTCGTCGTCGAAGTTCATGCGTCGGGTTTCACCGGGGACGAGCTGGAGTGGCCCTCGACCTGGGTCGATCGCCTCGGCCGGAATCGGACGCCCTCGATCCCCGGACACGAGGTGGCCGGCGTGGTCACCTCTCTCACCTATGGAACGGCAGGGCTGTCGGTCGGGCAGCGCGTATTCGGCATCACGGACTGGACCCGCGACGGCACCCTCGCGCAGTACGTCGTCGTCGAGGCGCGCAACCTCGCGCCGCTGCCCGGCGACATCGACTTCACGGTCGGCGCGAGCGTCGCGATGACGGGCCTGACTGCCTGGCAGGGACTGTTCGAGCACGGGCACCTCTCGGTGGGGCAGAGCGTGCTCGTGCACGGCGCCGCCGGCGCGGTCGGATCGATGGTGGCTCAGCTCGCGCGAGAGGCCGGTGCGCACGTCATCGGCACCGGACGCGCCGCCCACCACCAGAGCGCACTCGACTTCGGCGCGCACGAGTTCGTCGACCTCGACAACGACACGCTGGAAGACGTCGGCGGAGTCGACTTCGTCTTCGACGTATTCGGCGGCGACATCGCCGCTCGATCGGCCCGGCTGGTGCGAGGTGGAGGAACATTCGTCACCGTCACCGGCCCGCCGGAGGTGCGGCCGGCCGACGGCCTGGCGGTCGACTTCGTTGTCGTCTCCGACCGCGCCCAGCTGGGCGAGATCGCCCGGCGGGTACGGGAGGGACGTCTGCGGACGCATATCGGCCAGGTCGCGCACCTCGACGACGCTGTCGCCGCCTTCAACCCGGCCCAGAAAGTCAACGGAAAGACGATCATCCGCATGCAGTGA
- a CDS encoding helix-turn-helix transcriptional regulator gives MGRRGTVSTGDDVEQFAALLRRLKDRTDRSYGSLARRLNMNTSTLHRYCAGEAVPQDYAPVERLAAFCGAPPEERLELHRLWLLAVTARQRSRTVERAAELATGEEVTEPTNAKRVPEPAGGQRASGPDSRMALRAGGIGGGGDGTNGAPRRLDAGTSDAGASDAGLPASDAPGPGSPEPTIQWDATRSTGRTWYRRRRTAIGAATATVLLVTLGSLSALSADRSHDNSPKATGRSRTTETGASHRPSATATSPTPSPAPASPSAGARATGSPEVKGGPSAGTKSDAPAPTGVPLVWTVDSHIWDGGCGYDYVIDKESAQVPPPPVEQDAGVWAATQGAVPGRQTMVQISVQGKSSTAVVLEALQVRIVNRGAPVTGNAYAMGQGCGGGLAPRDFSVNLDINRPIPHARAVQFPYRVSAEDPEVLLVTATTETYDCKWYLELDWSSQGRTGTVRIDDHGRPFRTSSIKGLSHYWYGTNGHGVRQWVPTDS, from the coding sequence GTGGGAAGACGGGGAACGGTGTCGACCGGGGACGACGTCGAGCAGTTCGCGGCGCTGCTGCGCCGGCTGAAGGACCGCACGGACCGGAGCTACGGCTCCCTGGCCCGGCGCCTCAACATGAACACCTCCACGCTGCACCGCTACTGCGCGGGCGAGGCGGTCCCGCAGGACTATGCCCCGGTGGAGCGCCTGGCCGCCTTCTGCGGAGCGCCACCAGAGGAACGCCTCGAACTGCACCGCCTGTGGCTGCTCGCGGTGACGGCACGACAGCGGTCGAGGACGGTTGAGAGGGCGGCAGAGCTGGCAACGGGCGAGGAAGTAACGGAGCCGACGAACGCCAAGAGGGTGCCGGAGCCGGCAGGTGGCCAGCGGGCTTCGGGTCCGGACAGCCGGATGGCGCTGCGCGCGGGCGGCATCGGTGGTGGCGGGGACGGCACGAACGGTGCACCACGGCGACTCGACGCGGGAACATCCGACGCGGGCGCATCTGACGCCGGGCTGCCCGCTTCCGACGCTCCCGGACCAGGCAGTCCCGAGCCGACGATCCAGTGGGATGCCACCCGCTCGACCGGACGGACCTGGTACCGCCGTCGCCGCACCGCCATCGGCGCCGCCACGGCGACCGTGCTGCTGGTGACGCTGGGCAGTTTGTCGGCGTTGTCGGCCGACCGGTCTCACGACAACTCGCCAAAGGCCACCGGTCGGTCCCGTACGACAGAAACCGGTGCGTCACACCGACCCTCGGCCACTGCGACCAGCCCCACCCCCAGCCCTGCGCCGGCCTCGCCGTCCGCAGGAGCACGGGCTACGGGAAGTCCCGAGGTAAAGGGCGGACCCTCGGCGGGCACGAAGAGCGACGCCCCCGCGCCGACCGGTGTGCCGCTCGTCTGGACCGTCGACTCTCATATCTGGGACGGAGGTTGCGGGTACGACTACGTCATCGACAAGGAGTCGGCCCAGGTGCCCCCGCCGCCGGTGGAGCAGGACGCCGGAGTGTGGGCGGCGACGCAGGGGGCGGTGCCGGGGCGGCAGACGATGGTGCAGATCTCGGTGCAGGGGAAGTCGTCCACGGCCGTGGTCCTGGAGGCCCTCCAGGTGCGTATCGTCAACCGCGGCGCCCCGGTCACCGGCAACGCGTACGCCATGGGCCAGGGATGCGGCGGCGGACTGGCGCCCCGTGACTTCTCCGTGAACCTGGACATCAACCGCCCGATCCCCCACGCGCGCGCCGTGCAGTTCCCCTACCGCGTCTCCGCCGAGGACCCGGAGGTGCTGCTGGTCACCGCGACGACCGAGACCTACGACTGCAAGTGGTACCTGGAACTCGACTGGTCCTCCCAGGGCCGCACCGGCACGGTCCGCATCGACGACCACGGCCGCCCGTTCCGCACCAGCAGCATCAAGGGCCTGTCCCACTACTGGTACGGCACGAACGGACACGGTGTGCGTCAGTGGGTGCCCACCGACTCTTGA